One segment of Brassica napus cultivar Da-Ae chromosome C3, Da-Ae, whole genome shotgun sequence DNA contains the following:
- the LOC125582910 gene encoding uncharacterized protein LOC125582910 — MADEVDRRLNAALDEAIDEYFEDSYNNIVENQTKKQNKRAYVERNREDGHNRLWKDYFCDDPTFPAHLFRRRFRMNKEVFMRIVDRLSENIPFFQQIRDAIGRLVLSPLQKCTAALRMLAYGCAADAVDEYLRLGESTVLSCLSNFTEGVIQWFGAEYLRRPTPDDLQRLLDIGEIRGFPGMIGSIDCTLNDINVLDQSPVFDDILQGRAPRVQYVVNRHQYDLAYYLTDDIYPKWSTFIQSISLPQGPKAELFAKVQEATRKDVERAFGVFQARFAIVKNPAILWDKRQIGTVMRTCIILHNMIVETERDGYTQFDTSAFEEGDSSRSSQVDMSYSTDMPSNLGNMPGVRNHLRQMTDLGHVLQLIDPFN, encoded by the exons ATGGCAGATGAAGTCGATCGAAGATTAAATGCGGCTTTGGATGAGGCTATCGATGAATATTTTGAAGATAGCTACAATAACATTGTGGAGAaccaaacaaagaaacaaaacaaacgtGCATACGTCGAACGAAACCGCGAGGATGGCCATAACCGTCTATGGAAAGACTACTTCTGTGATGATCCGACATTTCCGGCTCATTTATTCAGACGGCGTTTCCGCATGAACAAGGAAGTATTCATGCGTATTGTCGATCGCCTATCTGAAAATATTCCATTCTTTCAACAAATAAGGGATGCTATCGGAAGGTTAGTTCTATCTCCGCTAcaaaagtgtacggcagctCTTCGTATGCTTGCTTATGGTTGTGCGGCTGACGCtgttgacgaatatctccgacttggtgaaagCACAGTACTTTCGTGTTTAAGCAATTTCACTGAAGGCGTAATACAGTGGTTTGGAGCTGAGTATCTACGAAGACCCACCCCAGAcgatcttcaacgactactcgatattggagagatacGCGGTTTTCcagggatgataggaagcatcgact GTactttaaacgatattaacgtcCTCGATCAgtctcctgtttttgatgacattttacaaggtcgagctccaAGGGTACAGTACGTGGTCAACAGACACCAGTATGATTTGGCGTACTACCTCACTGACGACATATATCCgaaatggtcaacatttatccaatcaatCTCACTccctcaaggtcctaaagccgAGTTATTTGCTAAAGTTCAAGAAGCAACCAGAAAAGATGTGGAacgtgcttttggagtattCCAAGCTCGATTTGCAATAGTGAAAAACCCGGCTATTTTGTGGGACAAGAGACAAATAGGGACGGTTATGCGAACTTGTATCATactgcacaatatgatagtagaaacTGAACGGGATGGCTATACTCAGTTTGATACATCTGCGTTTGAAGAAGGAGACTCGAGTAGGAGTTCACAGGTGGATATGTCATATTCTACCGACATGCCTTCAAATCTCGGTAATATGCCTGGAGTACGGAATCAT TTGAGGCAAATGACAGACTTGGGTCACGTTCTTCAATTAATTGACCCTTTTAATTAG
- the LOC106386677 gene encoding uncharacterized protein LOC106386677 — translation MGNSLRCCLACVLPCGALDLIRIVHLNGHVDEITRTMTAGEILQANPNHVLSKPCSQGVVRKILILSPESELKRGSIYFLIPDTSLPEKKKTKKKKEAQRRKKSPENANDIKIHHMVSTSKDLDLTLCEKYFEDVMLSSWKKCCPAGKENRHRRRHSRSGSLWQPQLASIFEDF, via the coding sequence ATGGGAAACAGTTTACGGTGTTGTTTAGCTTGTGTACTTCCATGTGGAGCTTTAGATTTGATCCGAATCGTACATCTCAACGGCCATGTTGACGAGATAACTCGTACGATGACCGCAGGCGAGATCCTTCAGGCGAATCCTAACCATGTCTTAAGCAAACCATGTTCGCAAGGAGTTGTTCGTAAGATCTTGATCTTATCTCCTGAATCTGAGCTTAAGCGTGGAAGCATCTATTTTCTTATACCTGATACTTCCTtgccggagaagaagaagacaaagaagaaaaaggaagcCCAACGTCGGAAAAAGAGTCCTGAAAACGCCAATGACATCAAGATTCATCATATGGTGAGTACTAGTAAGGATCTTGATTTGACGTTGTGTGAGAAATATTTCGAAGATGTTATGTTGTCGTCGTGGAAGAAATGTTGTCCGGCCGGTAAAGAAAATCGTCACCGCCGGAGACATAGTCGGTCGGGGTCCCTGTGGCAGCCTCAACTTGCTAGCATCTTTGAggatttttag